A segment of the Streptobacillus ratti genome:
AGAGGGTAAATCTAAGGTGATAATGACTCTTACTGAGAGATTATCAAGAATTAATATTGTTCGTTTATTAGATGCTAAGACTAATGATAATGTTATTAAAGAGGTTGAAAAGATTATTAAAAGTAATAAATATTTAATTCATTCTATTACTTCTGATAATGGTTCTGAGTTTTCTAATGTTAAGTATATTACTGATTTAGGTATTAAGTGGTATTTTGCTCACCCTTATTGTTCTAATGAGAGGGGTAGTAATGAAAATAATAATAAGATGATTAGGAGATTTATTCCTAAGGGTAGGTCTATGAATAAATTAAGAAAAAAAGATGTTAAATTTATTGAAAATTTTATGAATAATTATCCTAGAAAAATTTTCAATTCTTCAACATCTTATGAAGTTTATGAATGTCTTTTAAATCTTGTTTAAGTTGTTTTTGGACATTTACTTTTGGAATTTAGGGTATTCTCCTCTTGAAATCTCAAGATAACTATCTTTTCCTTCATTTAACCAATTAATTTTACCTTTCATAAGAATAGCTGAATCTTTATAGTATCCTATAACAACATTATATTCTTTATTATTTTCTTCAATAATTTCATAACTTTTCTTATTCTCAATGATAAATTTTTCCGAATTAATATACATCATATAAGTAGTTAAAATTATAAGCATAATTGTAGATACAAAAACGGAAAATTTAGTAAAAAAAATATCCTCTACTTTATAATTATTTATTTTTTGTCCCCAAATACTTGAATATTCATTTAAATCATTTCCAGATGCTAAAAAATAAAGAACCCAACACAACATTCCAACAATTACACAAATAAAAAAAAATAAAAAATTATACCCTTTTAGTTTCAATACATTTATTAGGAAAGAAAAACAAAAAATAAATGAAAAATAGAACATCGTGAGTGCAGGAATCAAAGAATAAAATATCCTTTCAAAAATATTAAAGTTCTTTTTCTTTAAAAATATTTTTATTATAAATATATCTAAAAAAACATTATTATCACTACAAAATATATAAGTTCCATAATATAATCTGTTAACAAACTATCATGAAAATAAAATCTAGGAATACCATAAAACTCTTCTGCATTTAAAGAATAAAAATAACGAATTATTTCATAGAAAATACCTAAAACTGTTATAACAAATGTTGGAGCTATAATAATAAACTCTTTATTCTCTTTTAAAATATCTAGATTTTTTTTGTTTTCATTATTATTTTTTCCATCAATAAAAGTTCCTTTCTTAGTTTATCTTGTCATTTTTCATTTTTAATCAAATGAAGTTATATATATTCATGATTTATTTTAAATATAGATTAAGTTTCACATAAAAAATATTTCTATATATATTTTTAAAATCATCATTAATATTTATACTATTTTGTAATTTATATATTCTCCACCGAATAATCTATTTTTTATAAATTTATATTTTGCTTAAATACTCCGTCCCATATTAAATCGATATTTTTATTTCCTACTCCCACTCTATCGTACTCGCTGGCTTAGATGAAATATCATAAACAACTCTATTTATTCCACTTACCTTATTTACTATCTTATTTGATACTTTTTCTAAAAATTCATATGGTAATTTTGACCAAGTAGCTGTCATGAAATCTATTGTATCTACAGATCTTATAGCTGCCACATATTCATATGTTCTTACATCTCCCATTACTCCTACTGTTTTAACTGGTAATAATGTTACAAATGCTTGAGATACTGTATGATATAAATCATCATTAATTAATTCATCAATAAATATTTCATCTGCTTCTTGCAATATTTTAACTTTCTCTTTAGTAACCTCTCCTATAACCCTAATCCCAAGCCCTGGCCCTGGAAATGGATGTCTATTAACTATGCTTTCTGGCATACCCATTTCTTTCCCTACTTGTCTTACTTCATCTTTAAATAACTCTCTTAAAGGTTCAAGTAATTTAAATGTCATTTCTTCTGGAAGACCACCAACATTATGGTGTGATTTAATAGTGTGTGAAACTCCCTCTACAGATTGTGATTCAATAACATCTGGATAAATAGTTCCCTGAGCTAAAAATTCAACATCTTTCCCACCTTTAAGTTTAGATGCCTCTTCATTAAATACTTCAACAAATTCTTTACCTATTATCTTCCTTTTAGCTTCAGGTTCATCTACACCCTTTAATTTTGATAAAAATCTATCTCCTGCATCAACTTTAACGATATTTAAATTAAAATTAGATTTGTAATAATTATACACTCTATTTGCTTCATCATATCTTAAAAGTCCTGTGTCAACAAAAACACAAGTCAACTGATCTCCTATAGCCTTATTAATCAATACTGCTGCAACTGATGAATCTACTCCACCAGAAAGCCCAAGCATAACTTTTTTATCTCCTACAGTTTCTCTAATTTGCTTAATTTTTTCTTCTATAAAATTAGTTATTACAAAGTTTTTTTCTGCTTTACAAATATTAAAAATAAAGTTTTCTATCATCTTTTTACCAAATTCAGAATGCGATACTTCTGGATGGAATTGCAATCCATATACATTATTGTTATTAGCTATAGCAGCAATAGATGAATCTGTTTTAGCTATTATTCTAAATCCTTTAGCCATTTCAGTAATATGGTCATTATGACTCATCCATATATTTGATTCCATAGGAACATCAACAAGTAATGGATTTTCTTTTTCAAGTATTTGTAATACTGCTCTACCAAATTCTCTTTCTTGTGCAGCCTCTACTTTCCCCTCATTTAAATGTGTGATTAATTGTAACCCATAACATATTCCAAGTATAGGAATACCTAACTCAAATACCTTCTTATCTATAGTTGGTGCATTTTCTAAATATACTGAACTTGGTCCTCCAGAAAATATTATACCTATAACATCTTCTAAATTATTAAAATCAAATTCCCTAACCATTTCACAGTATACTTCCATTTCTCTTATTCTTCTTGCAATAATTTGTGAATATTGTGAACCAAAATCAATAACAACTATTTTTTTTCTTTTTAACATGTCTATTCTCCTATTCTTTCTATCTTTAATAAGGTTACATCATCATTAAAAGGTTTCTTACCAACAAAGTCTTTTAAATCCTGTATTATCATATTTAAATCTAATTTTTTTACCTGTAATTTAAGTCTTTCCAACCCATAATATTTTCCATTATCATCTATTTCTTCTGTTATCCCATCTGTGTAAAGTAATATTTTATCTCCTACATTAAAATCTACTTCTTTTTCTTCAAATGATAATATAGGGAAGAGTTTTTTAGAAAACAATCCTAATATTTGCCCCTCACTCTCAAGTTCTATTACTTCATCACGTGCCTTATTATACATTAAAGCAGGTTCTTGAGAAGCTTTAGCATATCGCAGCTTATTAGTTTTTGTGTTTATAACTAAGTAAAACATCGATACAAATTTTCCTTTAGGAAATATATTTATTATTTCTTCGTTTAAAATCTCCATAAGATCTGTAACTTTATCAACTTTTTTTGCATTATTATATATTAATACTTTAAGCATGGTTGAAAGAAGTGAAGCAGGTATACCATGTCCTGAAATATCTGCAAATACTATAGCAAACTCCTCATCATTTAATTCTATAAAATCACAGAAATCTCCCCCGATATTCATACTCGGTTCAAAAAAATATTCACATGCATATTCTCCAAATTCTATTTTTTTAGGTGGCATAAGTGATTTTTGTATATCTCCTGCAAGTCTTAATTCCTCACTT
Coding sequences within it:
- a CDS encoding IS30 family transposase, producing EGKSKVIMTLTERLSRINIVRLLDAKTNDNVIKEVEKIIKSNKYLIHSITSDNGSEFSNVKYITDLGIKWYFAHPYCSNERGSNENNNKMIRRFIPKGRSMNKLRKKDVKFIENFMNNYPRKIFNSSTSYEVYECLLNLV
- the guaA gene encoding glutamine-hydrolyzing GMP synthase, which gives rise to MLKRKKIVVIDFGSQYSQIIARRIREMEVYCEMVREFDFNNLEDVIGIIFSGGPSSVYLENAPTIDKKVFELGIPILGICYGLQLITHLNEGKVEAAQEREFGRAVLQILEKENPLLVDVPMESNIWMSHNDHITEMAKGFRIIAKTDSSIAAIANNNNVYGLQFHPEVSHSEFGKKMIENFIFNICKAEKNFVITNFIEEKIKQIRETVGDKKVMLGLSGGVDSSVAAVLINKAIGDQLTCVFVDTGLLRYDEANRVYNYYKSNFNLNIVKVDAGDRFLSKLKGVDEPEAKRKIIGKEFVEVFNEEASKLKGGKDVEFLAQGTIYPDVIESQSVEGVSHTIKSHHNVGGLPEEMTFKLLEPLRELFKDEVRQVGKEMGMPESIVNRHPFPGPGLGIRVIGEVTKEKVKILQEADEIFIDELINDDLYHTVSQAFVTLLPVKTVGVMGDVRTYEYVAAIRSVDTIDFMTATWSKLPYEFLEKVSNKIVNKVSGINRVVYDISSKPASTIEWE